The following are encoded together in the Weissella soli genome:
- a CDS encoding CatB-related O-acetyltransferase, with protein MVSFVDKNIKTDIDSFANVKFRMNSENMELFRQFKVFTPVEGSEYKIHVDASIEPYAQFYSNKNLHSLGMLSMVRSPLPINTIVGRYSSIANNVHVLGMNHDVTKFTTSNIIYERHNTHINEYFKDFGIISQIDKFDMGNYQPVIIGNDVWIGEGVSFVSTGITVGDGAVVAANATVTKDVPPYAIVGGVPARVIKYRFPEKVIEKLVQLKWWQYSIAEIPNYDVNMPVEVFAYNLEKAVSDNIIKPTVFKNTLTSKEVKR; from the coding sequence ATGGTTTCATTTGTAGATAAGAATATTAAAACTGACATTGATTCATTTGCTAATGTGAAGTTTCGTATGAATTCAGAAAACATGGAATTATTCAGACAATTTAAAGTATTTACGCCGGTTGAAGGTAGTGAATATAAAATTCATGTAGATGCAAGCATTGAACCATATGCGCAATTTTATTCAAATAAGAATCTTCATTCTCTTGGAATGTTAAGTATGGTTAGAAGTCCTCTACCAATAAATACAATCGTTGGACGATATTCATCAATTGCAAATAATGTGCATGTGTTAGGAATGAACCATGATGTTACAAAGTTCACTACATCAAACATTATATATGAGCGTCACAATACACATATTAATGAGTATTTTAAAGACTTCGGTATTATTTCACAAATCGATAAATTTGACATGGGAAATTATCAGCCAGTTATCATCGGTAATGATGTTTGGATTGGAGAAGGGGTTAGCTTCGTCTCAACAGGCATCACGGTTGGTGATGGAGCTGTTGTTGCTGCCAATGCGACGGTTACGAAAGATGTACCACCATATGCCATAGTTGGAGGAGTTCCCGCACGAGTAATTAAGTATCGTTTTCCTGAAAAAGTAATTGAAAAATTAGTTCAATTAAAGTGGTGGCAGTACTCGATAGCTGAAATTCCAAATTATGATGTTAATATGCCTGTTGAGGTATTTGCATATAATTTAGAAAAGGCGGTATCTGACAATATTATTAAACCAACAGTGTTCAAGAATACGCTCACTAGTAAAGAGGTAAAACGATGA
- a CDS encoding LicD family protein, translating into MTAIEEQATEFISLTDIQAEMLNIMKDVIRFFDEQHINYVVTGGTALGAVRHQGFIPWDDDADIALARDDYEFFVKHYRPGSEAWELLSLEHTDNWYYSYARVANTHTMAVTEWAKVNNGIYIDIFPIDALPTSKFGQRVKYGQMKYLDLMRNSTRRLAIRREEPYWYLKWLFILLAKIHTTNQWARRQSSLAKHTNAKYHRRSTARSLYVVQGINGMREIFPTTTFDHTVFMPFEDTQVKVPADYEKYLTQLYGDWQVIPTGEERKSHAKFVHV; encoded by the coding sequence ATGACGGCAATTGAAGAACAAGCGACAGAATTTATTTCACTAACTGATATTCAAGCGGAAATGCTGAATATCATGAAAGACGTGATTCGATTTTTTGATGAACAACACATTAATTATGTGGTTACTGGTGGTACGGCCCTGGGTGCGGTCCGGCATCAGGGATTCATTCCTTGGGATGATGACGCAGATATTGCGTTAGCACGCGACGACTATGAATTCTTTGTGAAACATTATAGACCGGGATCAGAAGCGTGGGAGCTGCTTAGCCTAGAACATACTGACAACTGGTATTACTCATATGCTCGGGTAGCGAACACACACACTATGGCAGTGACTGAGTGGGCAAAGGTTAATAACGGTATTTACATCGATATTTTCCCCATTGATGCGCTGCCAACAAGCAAGTTCGGTCAACGAGTGAAGTATGGACAAATGAAGTATCTAGATTTGATGCGTAATAGTACGCGTCGGTTAGCTATTCGACGTGAAGAACCATATTGGTATTTGAAGTGGTTGTTTATTCTATTAGCAAAGATACATACAACTAATCAATGGGCACGCCGGCAAAGTAGTTTAGCCAAGCATACTAATGCTAAGTATCATCGCAGGTCAACTGCACGCAGTTTGTATGTTGTGCAGGGAATAAATGGGATGCGCGAAATTTTTCCGACAACAACATTTGATCATACGGTGTTCATGCCATTTGAGGACACACAAGTTAAAGTCCCAGCCGATTATGAAAAATATTTAACTCAGCTATATGGTGACTGGCAGGTAATACCAACGGGGGAAGAGCGGAAATCACATGCTAAATTTGTGCATGTTTAA
- a CDS encoding capsular polysaccharide synthesis protein → MYQIPLKIKKINLAHTTNIEGLIGFDLTMLSSRVEVSEYHGGLVMESVSNDNADASIFPGGRSDTESVMDITKSFTLVAELSLEEKIVNKSGSEIVVSVTPILKNGEKQWNQFKVVLPNNARMRKFITIPVKPSPDWQSVLLRVAFKGLSDSGKLFVKNIGILDGYFDLHPLINSTLGNLLEFSSDEIRVKESMVSQYPEKIQRILFDAGFVLTNKLDIVSSNQFVIDTMILHKEKKMGEVTKRIRNSSETEFPVFGIDREEFSREHITWLPARYELLKWLIANNKTIIQNSKISNMQLGEAELQKPIFIFWAQGIENAPEIVKTSVNRLKQQISKHTIHVLTQENYRYYVDLPEEVEKLLPNHVAHWTDILRVALLAKYGGIWIDATVFVGDNFEEKVDALLDNNHVLTPRYGNVLKSRGISNWFIGIGDNSGRQFVNMIYEALVLYIQTHDEFAYYYMFHALWNFMIQINSEMGKIWIDSRGFSATESHRIQASFFENKSNEWINQILKDTVLQKLTYKFGRNANEQWGINTVIARIGRR, encoded by the coding sequence ATGTACCAAATTCCTTTAAAAATTAAAAAGATCAATTTAGCACATACAACCAATATTGAGGGTTTGATAGGCTTTGATCTCACGATGCTGTCGTCGCGTGTAGAGGTAAGCGAATATCATGGTGGATTGGTTATGGAATCTGTTTCAAATGATAATGCAGACGCCTCAATTTTTCCTGGAGGGCGATCGGATACAGAGTCCGTAATGGATATCACGAAATCTTTTACGTTAGTAGCTGAGTTATCATTAGAAGAAAAAATTGTAAATAAAAGTGGGTCGGAAATTGTTGTTTCTGTTACGCCTATCTTAAAAAATGGTGAAAAGCAGTGGAACCAGTTTAAAGTTGTTCTGCCGAATAATGCACGTATGAGAAAATTTATTACTATTCCGGTTAAACCATCACCGGATTGGCAATCAGTTTTATTGCGAGTAGCCTTTAAAGGGTTATCTGATAGTGGGAAACTATTTGTTAAAAACATAGGTATCCTCGATGGATACTTTGATTTACATCCTTTAATAAATTCAACTTTAGGAAATTTACTCGAATTCTCGAGTGATGAGATTCGAGTAAAAGAGAGTATGGTTTCTCAATATCCAGAAAAGATTCAACGAATTTTATTTGATGCTGGTTTTGTATTGACTAATAAATTGGATATTGTTAGTAGTAATCAATTTGTCATTGATACAATGATTCTTCATAAAGAGAAGAAGATGGGGGAAGTGACAAAACGTATTCGAAATTCAAGCGAGACAGAATTTCCGGTGTTCGGTATTGATAGGGAAGAATTTTCACGTGAACACATTACGTGGTTGCCAGCCCGCTATGAATTACTTAAATGGTTGATTGCTAATAATAAGACCATTATTCAAAATTCTAAAATTTCTAATATGCAATTAGGGGAAGCTGAATTACAAAAACCCATTTTCATTTTTTGGGCCCAAGGCATTGAAAACGCACCTGAAATTGTAAAAACTTCAGTGAATAGGTTGAAACAACAAATATCAAAACATACAATACATGTATTAACACAAGAAAATTATCGTTATTATGTTGATTTACCTGAAGAGGTTGAAAAACTATTGCCGAATCATGTTGCACATTGGACAGATATCCTAAGAGTGGCGTTACTGGCTAAATATGGTGGTATTTGGATTGACGCAACAGTGTTTGTGGGTGATAATTTTGAGGAAAAAGTGGATGCACTTCTGGATAATAATCATGTACTAACGCCACGTTATGGGAATGTACTAAAATCACGAGGAATTTCCAATTGGTTTATTGGTATTGGCGATAATTCAGGACGCCAGTTTGTAAATATGATTTATGAGGCTCTTGTGTTGTATATCCAGACACATGATGAATTCGCTTATTACTATATGTTTCATGCTTTGTGGAATTTTATGATCCAGATAAATTCAGAAATGGGAAAAATTTGGATAGATTCACGAGGATTCTCTGCGACTGAATCTCATAGAATCCAAGCCTCTTTCTTTGAAAATAAGTCAAACGAATGGATCAATCAAATACTCAAAGATACAGTTCTTCAAAAACTCACATATAAATTTGGTAGAAATGCTAATGAACAATGGGGTATAAATACTGTAATAGCTAGAATAGGAAGAAGATAA
- the galU gene encoding UTP--glucose-1-phosphate uridylyltransferase GalU — protein MSLREKLVTKKVRKAVIPAAGLGTRFLPVTKALAKEMLPIVDKPTIQFIIEEALASGIEDIVIVDGKSKRSIEDHFDSNPELENNLKEKGKDELLKIVEETTDINLYFIRQSHPRGLGDAVLTAKAFIGDEPFVVMLGDDLMTDEVPLTKQLIDRYEQTGDSTLAVMRVPHEQVSEYGVINPEAEVSDGLFKVTSFVEKPKPEDAPSDLAIIGRYLLTPEIFEELEHTAPGKGNEIQLTDAIDSLNQRQHVYAHEFKGKRFDVGSKIGFLMTNIEFGLEHPQTKDALKQYIKDLAATLD, from the coding sequence GTGAGTTTAAGAGAAAAATTAGTTACGAAAAAAGTACGTAAAGCTGTTATCCCAGCTGCAGGGTTGGGGACACGTTTTTTGCCTGTTACTAAGGCATTAGCTAAGGAAATGTTGCCGATTGTTGATAAGCCAACGATTCAATTTATCATTGAAGAAGCGTTGGCCTCAGGTATCGAAGACATCGTGATCGTGGATGGTAAGTCAAAGCGTTCAATTGAAGATCACTTTGATTCAAATCCTGAGTTGGAAAACAACTTGAAAGAAAAGGGAAAGGACGAGTTGTTGAAGATTGTTGAAGAAACAACGGATATCAACTTGTACTTCATTCGTCAATCACACCCACGTGGTTTGGGTGACGCCGTATTGACTGCTAAAGCCTTTATCGGTGACGAACCTTTCGTGGTCATGTTAGGTGATGATTTGATGACTGACGAAGTACCTTTGACCAAGCAATTGATTGATCGTTACGAGCAAACGGGTGATTCAACATTGGCTGTTATGCGGGTACCGCATGAGCAAGTCTCTGAATATGGGGTAATCAACCCTGAAGCTGAAGTCAGCGATGGCCTCTTCAAAGTGACCTCATTCGTTGAAAAGCCTAAACCAGAAGATGCTCCTTCTGATTTGGCAATCATTGGTCGTTACTTGCTAACGCCAGAGATTTTCGAAGAACTAGAGCACACAGCTCCTGGTAAGGGTAATGAAATTCAATTAACGGATGCGATTGATTCATTGAATCAACGGCAACACGTCTATGCCCATGAATTCAAGGGTAAGCGATTTGATGTCGGTTCAAAGATTGGTTTTTTGATGACCAATATTGAATTTGGTTTGGAGCACCCACAAACAAAGGATGCTTTGAAGCAATATATTAAGGATTTAGCGGCCACTTTGGACTAA
- a CDS encoding MetQ/NlpA family ABC transporter substrate-binding protein, which yields MVSKAVTYGIIGVVAVGAIGFGVSHVAGNKTEKVVTVGIVGTADNDLWKIAADTAKEKYNITLKTKQFTDYNQPNIALKNGSIDLNAYQNQVFLTNWNKANGHALKLIGRTVFTPLRFYDKNASKVSEVKDGQTIAVPNDATNEGRALQLLQSAGLIKIKAGVALPTLKDIVENKKHLVIKEVAADQTPAAYKSAGAAVINTNFAKDAKIDLQSAIYVEPVTSTSNKWYIQFAATNKNVNKKLYKEVVKSFQTAKAEKWLEKTWGDAEQPAWTLK from the coding sequence ATGGTAAGTAAGGCAGTTACGTATGGCATTATTGGCGTGGTGGCAGTTGGTGCAATTGGATTTGGTGTCTCGCATGTCGCTGGCAACAAGACGGAAAAGGTTGTCACGGTTGGAATCGTGGGTACAGCTGATAATGATTTGTGGAAGATTGCAGCTGACACCGCGAAAGAAAAGTATAACATCACGTTGAAGACGAAGCAGTTTACAGATTACAATCAACCAAACATTGCATTGAAGAATGGTTCGATTGATTTGAATGCATATCAAAATCAAGTGTTCTTAACGAATTGGAACAAGGCAAATGGGCATGCACTTAAGTTAATTGGCCGTACCGTGTTTACGCCACTACGCTTCTACGATAAGAATGCATCAAAGGTATCAGAAGTTAAGGATGGGCAGACAATTGCTGTGCCAAACGATGCTACGAACGAAGGCCGTGCTTTGCAATTATTGCAGTCAGCTGGGTTGATTAAGATTAAAGCGGGGGTCGCTTTACCAACACTCAAAGACATTGTTGAAAATAAGAAACACCTAGTTATTAAAGAAGTCGCCGCTGATCAAACTCCTGCAGCGTATAAGTCAGCTGGAGCTGCGGTGATTAATACTAACTTTGCCAAAGATGCCAAGATTGATTTGCAATCAGCGATTTATGTGGAGCCGGTTACCAGCACATCAAACAAGTGGTACATCCAATTTGCAGCCACTAACAAGAATGTCAACAAGAAGCTGTACAAAGAAGTGGTGAAGTCTTTCCAAACAGCTAAGGCTGAGAAGTGGCTCGAGAAGACATGGGGTGATGCGGAGCAACCTGCTTGGACGCTGAAGTAG
- a CDS encoding aminotransferase class I/II-fold pyridoxal phosphate-dependent enzyme yields MIQVKPSLVTQANPLVQGTSTNAILAFSNELKTIAGIINLAIGEPDFNTPEHIKQAAIHDVLANDSHYGPYDGTVTLRENAARFLNKHYGTQYEASEIMATVGVTEAIYATFKALLNPGDAVLIPTPNFPQYGIGVTFNGGQVVNVDTSTTGFKLTATDLEVALQTHPQIKAVIITSPGNPTGVVYTESELQTLVAVLRAYDVYVISDEIYSELVYDNRHVSLAALLPEQTILFNGVSKTHAMTGYRIGIIAAPQVIRDQIGVVHQLIVAALPNASVAAAAEAFGAGADDAVTTGMKAEYQKRRDMLVAVLDELHLVYAQPAGAFYLWFKAPESLGDDDWQLARDLAHTQQLGLMPGSAFGDGGAGWLRISYAASTADILEAGQRLRAYFGTLK; encoded by the coding sequence ATGATTCAAGTAAAACCTAGTTTGGTCACCCAGGCAAACCCGCTGGTACAAGGGACATCAACGAATGCTATTTTAGCCTTTTCTAACGAATTGAAGACGATCGCAGGGATCATTAACCTGGCAATCGGTGAACCAGATTTTAATACGCCCGAGCATATTAAACAAGCCGCTATCCATGATGTATTAGCGAATGATTCGCATTATGGACCATATGATGGGACGGTCACGTTGCGAGAAAATGCTGCGCGGTTTCTCAATAAACATTATGGTACGCAGTATGAAGCTAGTGAAATAATGGCAACGGTTGGCGTCACGGAGGCAATCTATGCAACGTTCAAAGCACTTTTGAATCCAGGGGATGCAGTCTTGATTCCGACGCCAAACTTTCCACAATATGGCATTGGCGTAACGTTTAACGGGGGCCAGGTGGTGAACGTTGATACTAGCACGACCGGGTTTAAGTTGACGGCCACAGACTTGGAGGTTGCTTTGCAGACGCATCCCCAAATCAAAGCGGTTATCATCACTTCACCCGGTAATCCGACCGGCGTCGTTTATACCGAAAGTGAATTACAGACATTGGTGGCGGTGTTACGAGCATATGATGTCTATGTGATTTCAGATGAAATCTATTCAGAGTTGGTCTACGACAATAGACACGTGTCATTAGCGGCGTTGTTACCGGAGCAAACTATTTTATTTAACGGTGTCTCGAAGACGCATGCGATGACCGGTTACCGGATTGGTATCATTGCTGCTCCGCAAGTCATTCGTGATCAGATCGGAGTGGTGCATCAACTGATCGTGGCGGCTTTGCCAAACGCCAGTGTCGCCGCTGCGGCCGAGGCCTTTGGGGCCGGTGCAGATGATGCAGTGACGACGGGGATGAAGGCTGAATATCAGAAAAGGCGCGATATGCTGGTAGCCGTGCTGGATGAATTGCACCTGGTCTATGCGCAACCAGCGGGGGCCTTCTATCTATGGTTCAAAGCACCTGAGAGTCTAGGCGATGATGATTGGCAATTAGCCCGTGATCTAGCACATACGCAACAATTAGGATTGATGCCAGGAAGTGCCTTTGGTGACGGCGGGGCAGGTTGGTTACGGATATCATATGCTGCTTCGACAGCCGATATCTTGGAAGCTGGGCAACGATTACGGGCGTATTTTGGGACATTGAAGTAA